Genomic DNA from Mixophyes fleayi isolate aMixFle1 chromosome 7, aMixFle1.hap1, whole genome shotgun sequence:
GTCGAGAGTTTTGATAAAGGGCTGTCTCTCTAATATAATCAAAATGGCACAAGAGAGGGCTGTCCAGTCTCCACTTGTGTTTGCGTAGGTGATTGAACCCTTGGCTACGTTGATCAGAGCATCGCAAGTTGGAGGAGTGAAGGAGTTAAAGGAGTGAATGTGGGGATTCTAACTATAAACTTTCCCTCTTCACGAAAGACATTCTCCTTTCTCTCACCCAAGCATGGACTGCTCACCGAAATCTCTATAAAATGGATAATTACGGCAGGGTCCCTGGATATAAGATACATTTATCAAAGTCAAAAGCTCTTACACTTCACCTTCGTCCACAGGATAAAGAGCAACTTGTAACATCATTCCACTTAAAATAGCAgccccaaaaaattaaatgtcTTGGAATCTTAATAACTTCCTCTTATTAGACAATTTACAAGGATATTTTCCCCCGACTCTTGAACAGAATAATTAACAATATTTCCTCTTTGAAGCCCTTGTTAATATTGTGGCTGGGTAGGATCATAGCTATTAAAATTATTCTTCCTAAACTCCTATATCATTTCTAGACCCTCCCCCTAGCTGTCCCACACTCGGTGGTTAAAGAACTGTAGCAGAGCTTCTCAAACGAGCCCCCATATATCCAGCAttcaaatcttaaaaaaaaaatctattttagtAGGAGGATTTCCAGATGTCAAGCCCTATTGTTGGGCTCCACAAATAGCTCATGTAGGAGTGACCTTTGACATTATCGCCTGGGTGGATATTGAAGTCAAATTCTTAGCTCTCTCCTCCTTTTGGGTCCTTGCCAAAAAACGTAAGCATATTACTCCTTATCTCTTACCTACCCTTAGATTTGCACTAAAAGTGTGGGACATCTACGTTCATAAGTTCAACCTCTACACCGCTATATCCCCTATCACCCCTATGTGGGATAACTCCCTCTTTCCGCCAGGTTGTACTCCTGAATTCTCCGAACATTGGTCCAAAGTGGGTATTAAATGTAATTCTCCTCTAACTTCACTAGATGTTATTAGACAAAAGTAGCCTCTACTAATCCTGAAATTCTCTGAATGTTTTCAAATTCGACATATTGCCCATTCACTCCTCCCACCCCCTATTTTTCTTTCCTCTCATTAACCCCATTTGAGACAACCTGCCTTTGAAACCCACTCGGACTGGGCATGATCTCGTCAATCTGTAACCTACTCTTAGGCTTGTCCTCAGAACTTCACCAGAGACATTAACTTGAAAGGGAAGCTGAATAAAATGTTCCCCACTGCTGACCCAGCTTCTGGAGGAATTGTGGTCAACTTTCTTTCATATTTGTTGGACCTGCCCTAAGATATCAATGTTTTGGGACAAAATACACGCAATCTTCAACTCCATGATGGAAGCTTGGATTCCTAAAGATTCTTCGGTCTTTCTCCTTTCCTATTCCCCTCAGACCCTTTCTAGACAATCGACAAAACTTGCTTCACACGTGCTAGCAGATGCCAAGATGGGGAACGCGACCCACTGGAAACAAGCAGATACACCTGTTCTTCCAGTGATCTAAAACCGTATCTGGCCAATCGCATGCATGGAAACGATCACTTACTACCTCCATGATAGACCAGACCTTTTAAATCAAGTTTGGTTCCCCTGGCTCGTTAGAGAAAGCCAGAGACGTCCTACCCATCATACATTTAGGTGCTTTCCCCCTCTTCTTGACTATGCACCCCTTCCCAAAATGTACCTAATGCCTATTCTGTGCTCTTCTCCCCTCACTCCCCCCTTATTTTACTTCCCCCAATTACCCTCCCTCCCAAAATTGTGATTGTATGATTATACTGtttgttcaaaaatatttttaaatatggaCCTTGTACATGTTGTCTTCTTTCCCATAGTGAGTGTATTTACTACATGtgtccattcaaaataaagagcttaaataaaaaaagtataattgcAAGTTTGGGTTTCCATCACCTCAGAGAATTCAAACCTTTATCTGAGCAGGAAAATGCTGTTCACTTAACCATTAACTCTCTGAATATGCCTTCTCAACCCCACAAGCTCATTTATAAATAATCCCACCATGCTAAATGGAATATGGCTGGTGCAACGTTTTGCTACTCCACTTATGCTGCTATCTTGGACCAAACACCCATTCTTCTCCCTGTAAGAACATCAATTTATGTAAAAGTAGGTCTGTGATATCACAAAAGGCCAATTACCCTAACCAATTGGATCTGTAATTCTGAACACTTGCgtgaaaacatgtaaaatatatgtcaggatctgcctgcagccctctgcatcgcatgctgcttattggcagctcctgcctccaggaccttggacttgtaTTATGTTATATGGCAGTGCCtttgttcaccagaggtgctgctattgtgccttttcctttgttttttacTAGGGGGTAACCTgtctcactaattatctcctgctcCTGGGTGTTCACTACTTATACctgtctctcttcctctcctgttgctggtcattgttgttgctgtgctgttccttgCTGTGCTGCgggttcacctgttccctgggatcTCTTCACATTACCCTCTTACCTTtatcagccgtgttcctggtatttgctttctgcatctccctgcaatcctcattcctacaccatccggtttgtactttcaagcaataaacattgtgttttTCACCGTATtcctggctccttagctgtgatttctgcatttaaGTGTGACAATATACTTCTAAAAGATTGGAAAGACAGTTCTTTAAAgttattcaaaataaataatcaCTTTTATCCTTTGCACAGTGATTTTTCTCTGCACACTGAAGAACGGTACTTTAGGTATGGTGCACCCCACTGTGGCCAATTTTGGTACTTCTATAGCTTCTTTACACTGCTTTACGGATATAAAGGAAAGTTATGTACATGTGGCTGATGGTACGTTATGTGGACAATCTTTAGTTACTCATATTAAATAACATTCTGAAATTATTCATCTTTCAAAGTGCTTTTCACTGGATAGGGAGCAAAGAGCTCCAAATAAAATATCCGTCTGCTTTACACTTAATCTTGGAACAGGCCGCATGGACTGAAATGTACCTGGATAATGTGAATACAAATCTAGTGTCCATGTCAATCAGTTTTTGGAAATGATTAGTACTGTACTATGCATACACCTGGTCTctcttattctgtgtattttacagaAAGACAAACATGAATGAGTAAAAAATGAGCATTTTAATTTTTTGTGGCACCAGAAATTTAGGTAAAATGAAGCTGTAGATGACACACGCAAAATGCAGTTGaaaatatcttatatatatataatatagcaccTATGACTGCCACAAGTGATTTAATGTGTCTGTGAGCAACAGCTtatcaactgtaaaaaaaaacaacaaatcacctacatgcagtggaggcagccattttgtagattgGTCCATGAAAACACAGGCTATGCATTCACTAGGAACTTTGTCTCTCAGTGATGTCCCTGGTTCCTAGTGAGCGGATAGGCtccatattggttcagcccataaaatggctgccttcactgtgtgtaaGCAATAGGTACACTGTcatatgttttttattgattaCAACTTTGGTATCCATTATAATATTGTCATATGGATGTTGTCAAAATGTGTTATCAATATCCTTATAGCAACTGGACCATGAGTGCACAGCTGAGAGGTTTATTTTCTAGAACATGTATTGGGTCATATTGtcttagggctaaatttactaagctgcgggtttgaaaaagtggggatgttgcctatagcaaccaatcagattctagctttcatttatttactactttctacaaaatgacagctagaatattattggttgctataggcaacatccccactttttcaaacccgcagcttagtaaatctagcccttagtcttgaaATCGGTTCAGAATATGACATGTTCCCTTTTCAAGCATGTCTTTGACTTTTCTCAGCCTTTTCTCATTGGCAGGCCGGACATAACTAGAGGGTCCCAATAACGCCATGCCATCTTGTACCAACCCCATAATCAAGAGCTGACTGTCCCCTGGACCAGCAAGATTGCTGCAAGCACACccccctcctccactctctcccaCAGTCACTTCCAGGTACTTGGTATGGAAAAGACGGAGACCCATGTAGTCATCCTTTAGTACCTCCACAAGGACAACTCGTAGCACTCGTTCCTCCCCAGAATCCTCCAGCCTTCCCACAATCACAAAGTCACTACGGCACAAACTAGGTGCGAGCCGTCCTCGCTGGTGACATCCCTGGCATTGCTTGGCACGTGGCAGAGGACAGCGATCATCACAGGCCTGCCTGCTTTCAAAGTTGTTTTGGTTTCCATGGCATCCACTGTAAATGAAAGAGAAGCACTGTCGCATGAGCGGACTGTATGCCCACCTCCATTCTGGAGCTTTACATGGACCTCTTACTGGTGGTAACATACAGGGATCAGGTGGTTTGGCCTGGCATGATGCCCGGCACTCTTCATAAGTCTGAAAGATATTAGTAGTACCTGGACACCCCTTATGAAGGAAGGTCTGGCAGTCACCACTTTGTGGGTCATAGAACCAGTAAAGTACGTGAGGACCATGGCATTCACTGTGGTCTGGGGGCTTTAGGCATTCAGAGGGGTGTGCTGCATTCACTGGGGTTGTACCTTTCATCACAACAGAAAGGGGGAACTGAGCGTGAAGGAGTCCTGCCGAGTTCCGGGCCATACAAACATAAATTCCAGCATCTTCTGGGCGAGCATTGTAGATGACAAGCTGGCCAGAATTGGTCACCACTAGATTGCCATACATCTGGTCTGGTCGCATCAATGGAGCAGCAGGACCATCACCCAACTTCTCCCAAAGGATTTCAGGCGGTGGGCGACCACTAGATTCACACTGTAGCCCTACAGTTCCACCTGTGGTCACTGTCTGTGGGGCTGGTGAATGATACAGTGCTGGAGGCACAGGCACTTCCAAAGGGGTCGAAGTTTGGGTTGGCTGGGGGGTGGTCTCAGAAGGGACTGCTGTAGTGAGAGGCCAGGATGACACAAACTTGCATGGCACCTCCAATAACGTGATGCCTCTGGCACAAGCCTCAGCATCCATGTAGCAGCTGTTATAGTAAGTTAGCCCATCCGAGGCACAAGTAAAGCCTGGCTGCTTTCCACATCGCTCCCGGCACCGGCAAACAGGACGCCCTTCCCACATCTCACATACTGAACCCTGCTGAGCACAAAAGAAACCGGCACAGGTAGCAGGACGGAGGGAACCAAGAGCGGGCAGGCCGGAGTCTGGGTAACGGGCGGCCACACAACTGTGTTGTCCACAAACATTTGTGCAACATTTCTCAAATGCTTCACAATCctggaaaaaaatgaaatgaaaaagacATTATAATATAGAATATAGCCATCTCAATAATGCTCCTTCTTTCTAGAGAGACTGTACATTGtcatatggggcagcacagtggtttagtggttaacacttctgaatCACGGCGCTGGGTTCATGCGTTCGATTCCTGAGAATGGGCTTTTCTGTGTGaaacttgtatgttctccccgtgtttgtgtgggtttcctcccacacgccaaaaacataatggtaggttaattggctgctaacaaaattctCCTTTGGGGGGATGTgtgagtgtctgtctgtgtgttagggaatttatactatatgtgtgtgtgtgggcagcagaggtggctgatggcaatgttgtgtgttggcaaagggggcttgtggcaatgtaatgtgtgtgtgtgtgtgtgatggcaagggggctTGTGGGAATGTAaggtgtgtgatggcaaagggggctcgTGGAAATGtaatatgggtgtgaggtaggtgtttaatagcggggcctattactttaagatggggtggtttggggctattaattgaatgtggggttggCTGAGTTTgagaaagagggctatttattaaatgtgaatatgaattatttaatgcaggcatggttgtgagaaatggctatatttattaaacgtaaatgctattaaatttattgctggggctgatttgaaggaaggaaataggtttatttattaaatgtgaatactagtattttaatgttggggctagagggaagccaatttattaaatgtgggtgctattgttttaacactggagctcattggagttttctaaattccatgtactcatttttttacccaaatagggctccagcattccaggatccagacaagcagcaactgatcaagagacaccagcagccacaggtagggaaagcaacaagaacaggtaggagagagcaggacagtctgccaactgtatttttctatattggcagttcctctgcaccatgttattaaataaaaacgaatatgtatattgtgatgacattctCTGATACTGGGTTGCTACTGCTACatttagttgctcattttgtcctactttctatgtattagtgtacccatcactctgccaactgtatttttctatattggcagttcctctgcaccatgttattaaataaaaacgaatatgtatattgtgatgacattctCTGATACTGGGTTGCTACTGCTACATTTAGTTGCTCATTTTATCCTACTTTCTATGTATTAGTGTACCCATCACTtgtacacagaggaggcagccattatgtgggtgaaccaataatcatatgtcccaatttcagcaggTCAATCCTGATTTAGAGCTCTGTCCCGTGAGAGGGAAGGGTGGTAggtaatgggcagtctagcactttacagccctctggtggcatagtcaaCTTTGTACTAATCCCTCCTGCTTTTGTGTTTGCCCcggcctacagttgatttggtcccgcccacatgaggccacttccagatttttttccagggccacttaatattcccaatccacccctgtatatatctatatatgtatgtgtatatatatctctatatctgtatgtgtgtatatatgtgtatatatctatatatgtatgtgtgtgtgtgtgtgtgtatgtatatatatatatatatatatatatatatatatatatatatctctcaaaAGTTTATTCAGGC
This window encodes:
- the WFIKKN1 gene encoding WAP, Kazal, immunoglobulin, Kunitz and NTR domain-containing protein 1, whose translation is MLKHAQAMSKVHANTFYMWNFELRNRTRTCAGSGLLGGEMRSVLCFVLLCLQAEGGSFSPTRGHFGICPNQLNANLWVDAQSTCERECESDQDCEAFEKCCTNVCGQHSCVAARYPDSGLPALGSLRPATCAGFFCAQQGSVCEMWEGRPVCRCRERCGKQPGFTCASDGLTYYNSCYMDAEACARGITLLEVPCKFVSSWPLTTAVPSETTPQPTQTSTPLEVPVPPALYHSPAPQTVTTGGTVGLQCESSGRPPPEILWEKLGDGPAAPLMRPDQMYGNLVVTNSGQLVIYNARPEDAGIYVCMARNSAGLLHAQFPLSVVMKGTTPVNAAHPSECLKPPDHSECHGPHVLYWFYDPQSGDCQTFLHKGCPGTTNIFQTYEECRASCQAKPPDPCMLPPVRGPCKAPEWRWAYSPLMRQCFSFIYSGCHGNQNNFESRQACDDRCPLPRAKQCQGCHQRGRLAPSLCRSDFVIVGRLEDSGEERVLRVVLVEVLKDDYMGLRLFHTKYLEVTVGESGGGGCACSNLAGPGDSQLLIMGLVQDGMALLGPSSYVRPANEKRLRKVKDMLEKGTCHILNRFQD